The Rhodothermales bacterium genome includes a region encoding these proteins:
- a CDS encoding SusD/RagB family nutrient-binding outer membrane lipoprotein, which produces MKSIKQILGRAMVLVLAILMLPACDQDSRFEDLNTNPTQASSIPPDYLFTPAQMAIAGTRYEAWRSNLIYPEAMIQHLAETWFTGDKYTTNADWLSALWTVSYNGNGDGQRAPIKLLVDLIYNNVDQECAATQDIYTECPPAQPTMVNKIAAARILRVFVFHRLTDMYGDLPYFEAGLGFLRNNVTPNYDTQQAIYNDMLKELQQAVAQFDPDFPTYGGADVVYGGDVTKWQRFGNSLMLRLAMRSPSLNSWVTTAVNGPGGLMTGNGDSFVVPHERGSSEGPNGLNTNGVGDVLEVFGRPKCTKTFVNLLRDTGDPRLGVFCGVGGALDTPVALQKGMPGGNDGNTIADPSWEAYDPDYTSFSDYSVPTDAVSSRVAPTFLLTYAQTEFLLAEAGVGDPATHYANGVRAAMEQLALYPDAPAISSGDITDYLAANPYDAANAMEQINTHIWVETFLNGHEAWSNWRRSGYPVLDPVNWPGNVTNGQIPRRLGFWGNTSLNPNAVASVPPGGQFDLTTPVWWDAQ; this is translated from the coding sequence ATGAAAAGCATTAAGCAAATACTAGGACGAGCGATGGTACTTGTTCTAGCTATCCTTATGCTCCCGGCCTGCGACCAGGATTCGCGCTTCGAGGATCTGAACACGAATCCAACGCAGGCAAGTAGCATACCGCCGGACTACTTGTTTACACCGGCTCAGATGGCGATCGCTGGAACTCGATACGAGGCCTGGCGCTCAAACCTGATCTATCCGGAAGCCATGATTCAGCATCTCGCCGAGACATGGTTCACCGGTGACAAGTACACTACAAACGCCGACTGGCTTTCAGCGCTCTGGACCGTCTCCTACAACGGCAATGGTGACGGACAGAGGGCGCCGATCAAGCTGCTCGTCGACCTCATATACAACAACGTTGATCAGGAATGTGCGGCGACACAGGACATTTACACAGAGTGTCCGCCGGCGCAGCCAACCATGGTCAACAAGATCGCCGCTGCGCGGATTCTTCGCGTGTTCGTCTTCCATCGGCTGACGGACATGTACGGAGATCTGCCATACTTCGAAGCGGGACTTGGCTTCCTCCGGAATAACGTGACGCCGAACTATGACACGCAGCAAGCGATCTACAACGACATGCTGAAGGAATTGCAACAGGCAGTTGCTCAGTTTGACCCCGACTTCCCGACGTACGGTGGAGCGGACGTGGTCTATGGTGGCGACGTCACAAAGTGGCAGCGCTTCGGCAACTCGCTGATGCTACGTCTTGCCATGAGGTCGCCGTCACTCAACTCGTGGGTAACCACTGCCGTGAACGGCCCCGGTGGATTGATGACCGGTAATGGCGACAGCTTCGTAGTTCCCCACGAGCGTGGGAGCAGCGAAGGACCCAACGGTCTGAACACCAATGGCGTCGGCGATGTGCTCGAGGTATTCGGCCGGCCAAAGTGCACGAAGACGTTCGTCAATCTCCTGCGTGATACGGGGGATCCGCGGCTGGGCGTTTTCTGCGGTGTAGGAGGTGCTCTGGACACACCGGTTGCGCTTCAGAAGGGGATGCCGGGTGGCAACGACGGCAACACGATTGCCGATCCGTCGTGGGAGGCTTACGACCCGGACTATACGAGCTTCTCCGACTACTCGGTCCCGACGGATGCGGTGAGCAGCAGGGTTGCTCCAACATTCCTGTTGACCTACGCCCAGACCGAGTTCCTGCTTGCTGAGGCCGGTGTCGGTGACCCTGCGACGCATTATGCCAATGGAGTGCGGGCAGCCATGGAGCAGCTCGCGCTTTATCCGGATGCGCCGGCGATATCCAGCGGTGATATCACGGACTACCTTGCGGCCAATCCGTACGACGCGGCGAACGCGATGGAGCAGATCAACACCCACATCTGGGTGGAGACGTTCCTGAACGGCCACGAAGCGTGGTCGAACTGGCGGCGCAGTGGGTATCCGGTCCTTGACCCGGTCAACTGGCCTGGAAACGTCACAAACGGGCAGATTCCGCGCAGACTGGGATTCTGGGGTAATACGAGCCTGAATCCGAATGCGGTCGCGTCGGTGCCACCGGGCGGTCAGTTTGACCTGACCACCCCGGTGTGGTGGGACGCCCAATAA